From the genome of Candidatus Defluviilinea proxima:
TCTACCTTCGCTGAATGCCTCGAAACCCGCTACACGTCCGCGTCCGAGCATGTCGAGCGGCTGACCCCGTCCCTGCTGGCGAAGGCGTTCCGCGGGGAGTTGGTGGAGCAAAATATCAAGGATGAGCCTGCGTCCGCGCTGGTGGAGAGGATCAAGAAGGGGAAGGAATCAGCATGAGTAGCTTAATAAGAGTCTTTGAAATTCAAGTTCCAGAAATTACTGATGTAAGTGCAGATTCTAATAACACTCCACTTACACCTTTGGCTTCTAGAATTACAGATAACATTATGGACGCGCTAGGAAATGGAAATCCCAGCAGAGATTTTACTGTCAATGAAATGGAGATTAACGATCGTGCTCAAGTTCATTGTGAAAAATGGGTTGAAGAAGTTGGTTATCACTTTGTAAGGTATTCAAACTCAAAAAAGCCGGATTTGATTTATCCAATTAACCAATCAGGAAACCGCAATGTGCTCAAAAGTAAAGTGTACTCAGGAGATGTTTCAGGCACCATTGGGGAATCGCTTTTTTCTTTATACATCATAAAGTGTTTTTTTCTTTCCGACGGCGATTTTGCCCATCTACGCACAGACAACAGTAGTGTTTATCCAGATTTTGCAATTTACACCCCTTCCCAAGAAATGCTGTCAAATTTTGGATGGCCCGAAGTTTCTGAAATTCCAGCCGAAGTAAAAAATGCAAACGAACTTGAACGCAGCGCTATTTATCCTCAGATCCGTAAATCAATTCAGCAGATTAGGAGTTTTTGGAGAAGACGTGGGGCAACGGCAGGTCCTTCAATGATCGGGGTAACGGTTAGAAATCAACGCCAGCAAACCTACGATCTCGCCGTAATTTGGAGATGATCTTATGGAAAATCAAACCAACAACCGTGCAACGCTGGCAATAGCCGCAGTTCGAAATGCCATAAAAGACATTAGAATTCTAATCTGGGCTGGCAATTATCAAGAAGCGCGAAGAATTATTGAAAGCACATATTCGGATTATGAAGAAGAACTAAGAGAGGCATTTGCATTACGAAAGCATGTCGTCAAATATGAGTTGGACATAAGGAAAGAAATTCCAGATGATGGAAAGCCAATCACTGAACAACAACTAATTGCTATGCAGATTGCCTCAGAAAAATCCCGTGAAATAATCGGCGAGAGAGTTGATTATTTTTCCCTGGGAGTACTTGCAAATATCTTGTCAAAGTTGGATAAGCGAATTTCTGATCAAACGAATCAAAAGACAAGTATTCCAAAGGATTTCTTAAAAAGTAAAACTGAAAAAAGAGGAAAACAAGAATCGTTTCTTGAAGAAACTATGGGTAATTCACTTTTTGGTTTTGAATATGTCCTAATTCCTTTAGGTGAAAACAAATGGGAGTTGAGGGCATATAGATCTCAAAATTTACCTGATGTGAACTTGAATATAGTAGTCTCTCACCTCAAACACATTGAAAATCTTAACATTCACAGATCAACTAGCGCAAAAGACATCAAAGGTGAAGACATCTTTCCACACAGGTATGTAGGCTTTTCAGAAAATTCACATGTCGAAATCACAATATTTGAGCTGAATCGACTTAGGATTTATTTGGCTACTGAAAACCCAATTGAACCTATGGAGATTTTCGAGAAAGTCCTTCATGCATTTAATTAATTCTTTACAAACTTCAAGCGCAAAAAGCATGAACCATATGGGATTATTCAGAATTTCTGGAAATGTTATATTTTGCATTGAATGTCAATCTACCTCCGAGCACGTCGAGCGGCTGATCCCGTCCCTGCTGGCGAAGGCGTTCCGCGGGGAGTTGGTGGGGCGGGATGCGGGGGATGCGTCCGCTGCGGAGTTGGTGGAGAGGATCAGGGAGGCAAGGAAAGAAGTCGAGTTGAAAGCAACGGGTCCATGTCTGAAGAGGACTGTTCATTTGTAAGGAGCGGCAAATATGAATAATAACGCTAATGTAGTGGAAACAAAAAATAAAGATGGAATATCCTATGTAACTATCAATACAAAAACTAAGAATGGGGTGTATCGGATATTGCATAAGCCTGGACAAAGAAATAGCCAATTTGACTTTTGTGAAGAGATAAAGTTTGAAGGGTTTTCCAAGTTACCAACAGGTTTTTATACGAATGATGGAAATGGGCTGGTGGGAGGGGGCTTCCAAATCTTAAAGGCATTATATGAACGCTTTGGAAAAAAAGTAGAACTCATATTAGTTGCAAAAGGCGTAGCAAGTATCAATGCTAGAGGATCAAAGTTAAAGGTAATACTTTCTCACTCTGAGTTGAAAGTTCTTAATTCAAAAGTTCGAGAGATCAAGCAGGTCAAGAATGAGGAGATCCGCTCTACAGTTCAAAGTTTTCTCTCTCGAAAATTTCCAAAACGTTTTTCCGGATCTGCAAAAACAAGAAACAAATACATTTCGGGATCATTGGCTGGAGTGCTCGATCGGAGTGATGTATTGACGAGATTAAGTCCCCTTGATCGTCAATACCTGGAAAAATTGATTCCTGACTACCTTTCAAATATCAAAGCTACGCTCGCCGCGCCCGAAAAGCTGAAGATAATTTATGAGTCTTTGGATGCAGGTAAGGTAGTCTATTTCAAAAAGGTAATAAAGGAATTTCGACGAAGGCTTAAGAAGTCAAATCAGAGCGAATCTGATTGGCAGGCTTTTCTATCTGAGCATATCTTGGTTCTAAAAAGCGGCTATGGACATGTTCTCGAAAAAAATAGCGTTACTTTGCAAGGAAAATACCCTGATTTCATGCTAATCGACCCATACGGCTATTTGGATATTTATGAGATCAAGAAGCCAGCCACGTCGGTCTTGAAAAAGGACAAGAGTCGGGACAATTATTATTGGGATGTTGAAATAGCGAAAGCAATTTCACAGGTTGAAAATTATTTACATCAGGTACAAAGAAACAGTGACGGATTAATAAACGACATAAGAAGGAATAAGAAAATCGATATCAATATCGTACGTCCACGAGGCTATATTATTGCAGGCATGCGCAATCAATTACTAAATCAAAAAATGATTGATGATTTTCGTATGTTGAATGAAGCCTTGAAAAATGTGGATATTATTTTCTACGATGATTTGGTTGAAAATCTGGAGACATTTGTGAAGAGAATTGGAAATTGATCGAGTTTGCTGGAATATCGTGCCAAAAATGAAAAGACTTTTTTTCTCTGCTTCTAATGATGTGATTGAACAGGTCACGGACCTGTATGATTTTGTCTGGCCAACCGCTTCTGCTATGTGGAACTTTCGTTGGCAAATTAAAGGATTTGTGGATGAAGTTGGGAGAGAAAATATTTCCCAACAGAATCTGCTAAATCGCTTTGACTGGGGAAGTGGCATTCATGGCGCGAATATAAAAAGGGCAGTTCTCGAAAAAAGTTGGGATGAGCAGCAAGAGCAATTTGCCAAATTTCTATTGATAAATCTTATTGCTATCTATGAGGGCTGGCTTGAAGGACTCCAAGAGGTTCTCGGACTTACTAAAAAACAAATAAAACAGCTTCAATTCCCCACAGGAGTAGACAGAGACGGAAACCCGTTTGGTGTAAATGTTGCCTTAACCCAGTTAACGAATAACAGATCTACACTACTGCAGAATGCTTTTTACGCAACACTTCGGTCCCACAGTAAAAACTCATTTTTGCAGCTGGAAAATCTATTAATTTGCTTTCGGTTCTTCAAGGAGTGTCGAAACTCGGTTGCTCATCGAGGCGGTACCGCAGATGAAAAGACGTATGAGAGCTATATTGGTTTTGCAAGAACTGCCTCTCCGGGCAACCTAAATGTTGATGAAGTACCCGAACACTTTCCAGTTGTCGTCGGCGAGCCAGTAAAGCTATCGCTTCGAGGGGTTGTAGGTTTGGGGGATATTATTATCAAGTTGGTGGCTACTTTAGATGCAGAATTGTCAACTTGCCAAAAGGCGGAAAATGAACTTGTTGAGCGATTTAAGCATTGGTCAATAAGTAAATCTGGCAAATCAAAAAACAGTCTAAAGAAAGACCCAAGTGCAAGAAATGGACAATTGCTCAGAATCTTGCGAGCGCTAGAATTTCCTGAGCCGATAAGGAATGATGAGATTGAGGCACTGTTATTGCAAGAAGGAATTTTAAAAGAGAATTACGCGAAAATAGAAAACGAAGGTGGCGGGATTTGAACCCACACCCCCCGTTTTATTCAATGCTCAATATAAAATATTAAGCGCTGAATAGAACGGGGGAGCTCTACCTTTAAGCTACACCTTCTAGAAATATTTTACCATTGGTATGCAATCGCGAAAGTGCCAATTGCAATGCTAAATGCAAGAAGATTAATTAGTGAAATAAAATCATTCGATGGTTAAAAGAGGAAATCGTGGATAAGAACCGACTGGAGCATCTCCTTTCCCTGGATGAAAGCAACACTCTTGATTTCAAGAGGGAGATTGACCTTGACTCCAAAAGAGGTAAGGCAAAGTTTCTTGTTGAAGTATTGGAACTTGCAAATTCTCCCGAGAAACCAGCGTATCTGATTTTAGGGATTGAAGATAAAACAAAAAAACCTGTAGGAATTTCAGAAGAAATTACAGAAGAAAGACTGCAGAAGGTAATTGCGGATAATTGTCGCCCTCCACTTAAGTGCGTGTTTGAAAACGTGGCAGATATGGGTAAGCGCATTGGCATTCTGATCGTTCAAGGTGACAGGCGACCGTATTTCTTGAAAAAGGACCTGGGTTTTCAAGATGAGAATGGGAAGCAGCAGATCTATTCTGACAAAGTGATCTTCGTGAAACGAGGCTCAACGGGTGACACAGCAACTATCGATGAAATTACGGAAATGATTCTGGACAGGCAAACAAATGGTCTCGAAACGAATGAAGAGCTTTACGAGGAACTAAACAGCCTCTCTTCGAACCTTTTTCATATAAACAATAGTATTGATCGACTGAGCGACAGAGGAAAAAGAGAAAGAGTTATCGAATATCTTTTCGTTGGTATCGTTTCCGGGTTGGTAGTGGGTTTCCTTCAAGCCTTAGGACTTGACTGGAAAATTTATATCAGCGGTATCTTTGTATCGACATTTTGGGTCAGTGTACTTGCGTCTACACTGAAAATTGTTCGATTTGGCTGGATACGGAGTGTGTTAATCAGCCTGATAATTTCTGTTGCTTTTGTTGCTCTGTCTGTTCTCCTGGACCGTTCGGTAACACAGACGCTTACATCATTAGGGTTCCCAACAACACTTGTTCCAGTTTGGAGTGGCATCAAAGGGATGGTTGGTGGGATAGCGGCTGCCTTCTTGGGAAGAGGTGAATACGAATATGATTAATAATAGCGATTTTTTTGATAGGGCTAAATCGAAAGCCAAGGTGGGATGAAAGAATGCCAAGAAGCCAAAATAAACTCGTAGGCTATTCAAGAGCTGGAGATGCGTTTCATTACCGTTGGGCAGCTCGTCGCTGTCTTAGACTGATATATCCCAAATCTCAACTTCGCCATGTTGTCATTGAGGGGTCTAAAGAGTCTGTATTGGCTGGCGAGTATGTAATTGATGTGGCTGAGTATTCAGACTCAGACAAAAACGGCATTCAGGAAATCACATATTATCAACTGAAGCATACGACCGTAAGAAAAGAGCAGCCGTTCAACTTGAGTGACTTGAAAGATACTATTTCTGGATTCGCTGATAGATATCTAGCTTTTCTTAATCGAAATGACGCAACTCGTAATTCTTCAATTATTACTTTCACAATTGTTACTAATAGGGCAATTGCTGACAACTTCAAGCGGGACATAAACACCATCGCAAAGGGTGATAAAGTAAATGCTCGTTTTAAGGCTACCTTCAAAAAGTATACAAAATTAAATGAGAAGAACCTAGCTGAATTCTGTGCTTTGCTCAAATTCGTGGATGGGGAAGGGGATTATGAGGCACAGAGGTATGAGCTTCATGCCGAGATATCCCAGCTGCTTGCTGGAGCAGTTGATAGTCCTCAAATTGACAGTGTTGTTGCCTTAGTACAAGATAAAGTCCTGCCTAATTCAGATGGACGAATTGAACGCGAAGATATACTAAAGCGCTTTGGTGTAACATCGGAGAGGGATTTATATCCTGCGCCACTCGAACTTGAGAGTTTACATACTGTAATTCCAAGACAACAACATCCAGAGCTTTTAAATTCCATCGTCAATTCTTCGGCGCCTGTAATAATTCATGCCGCTGGTGGGGTTGGAAAATCAGTTTTTGCTCGGCAAATAACAGAGTCTTTGCCAAAAGGCTCATTGGGGATTGTGTACGATTGTTTCGGAGGCGGACGGTACAGAAATCGAAGTGAACCGCGCCATCGACATCGAGATGCCCTCGTCCAGATCTCAAACGAATTGGCATCCCAGGGATTATGTAGCCCACTAATAGCATTGTCCACTTATTTAGATGACGAGATCATGAGAGCCTTTCTGATACGGCTTGAGATGGCCGTTACGTGTTTAAGAAAAGCAGATAAAAATGCGGTCTTAGTGATTCTGATCGATGCAGCTGATAATGCAGAAATGGCTGCGCAAGAGTTTAGTCAATCGTGCTTCGTTCATGAATTAATACGTGAGGCGATGCCTAAGGGCTGCCGTCTCGTTGCGCTATGCAGGACGGAACGCATAAATCTCTTGCGCCTTCCCGCTAATGTTTCCCAGTTAGAGTTGCAACCATTTTCGGCTGACGAAACACTCGTGCACCTCAGGAACCGCTTTCCGCAAGCCACAAGTGCCGATGGTTTAGAATTTCATCGCTTAACTAACAACGGCAATCCTCGTGTGCAGGCAAATGCTTTAGGGCTAGGACTTCCTACGGTCGCAGCAACCTTGGATAGCATTGGACCGCTGGGCACTACCGTTGAGAAACAAATTGAAGCACAGTTAGACTCTGCGATTGCACTCATCAAAGATAGGCTTCCTCTTGATTACCAAGAGCATATTGATGCTATTTGTCTTGGCCTTGCCACGCTTCCGCCCTTTATACCTTTAAGTGTTATTGCCACAGTCGCCGACGTTGATGAAGCTACGGTAGTGAGTTTTGTTGCAGATTTGGGGCGTCCTCTATGGCTATCAGACACATCAGTACAGTTTAGAGATGAGCCAACAGAGACATGGTTCAGGGAAAAGTTCTCAGCAACGTCAGATCAAGTAAACGACTATATTACACGCCTTGAGCCATTAGCTCAAAAATTTCCATATGTTGCGGAGACCTTACCGTCCTTATATTTAAACGCTGGGAGATATAGAGAGCTGATTGACTTAGCGCTCTCTGATAAGTTTCTTCCAAAAGACAATCCAATTGATGAACGGAATGTTCGGGTCTATCGTCTTCAATTTGCTTTTAAGGCGGCTTTGAAGGCAGAGGAATATGCCGATGCAACCAAGCTGGCATTACGTGCCGGGGAAGAAGTCGCAGGCGATAAAAGACAACTCGAAATCCTTAGGAAAAATGTTGATTTAATCGCTCCATTACAATATGAACAAAAGGTTCAGGATCTAGCATTTCGTCGGTCTTTGCGTAGTGGCTGGGATGGCTCTGAAAATGTCTACGCTGCGGCATTGCTTTCATCAGTCGAAGACTTTAAGGGAGAAGCTAGGGGATACTTAAGAGCTGCAAATAATTGGCTCCATTTATATTTTGAGAAACGAAAAGAAGAGAAGACAAATCATTTCGATGATAAATTGACAGATGATGATATTGTAGAGTTGGCATTTTCTCAATTCAACCTGCATGGCACGAAAAAACTTGTGGATTTTATATTAAGTTGGAAACCGCCAGAAGTCATATATCGCATTTCTAAAAAATTATTTAGGCGGCTAATAGATGCAAATAACTTTGTGGCTATTGAAGAAACATTACATCTAGATCTTTATAAACAACATATTGGCAACCAATACCTAATCATTGCTATTGCTCACGAATTGTTGGATATTCGAAAATTCCCGGACCGCAAGGCAACGCGGATATGCTTAGATTTGCTCGCTTCAAACCGTACTCGAATTGTAAAACCTGTGTACTCGTACAAGGACACAACCTCCTCCGCAATTGTATCGTTTATAGAAGCGTGTGCTGCAAATAAGCATTCCAAAGAAAAAATACTGCGGGTACTTAACCACTATATTCCAGTCCGGGCTTCCCGGTCTGTTGCTAGCGATTTTCAGACAGAGGAGCGGGATACTTACTTGCGAGCACTTGCGCTTAGGTGTGTGCTTGAGAATAAACTTGAGCCAGATTTAGACATATTACTTCCCAAGGAGTTTATTGAAAAGAAAACGAAAAAGAAAAAAACTTACAGTTATGATCAAGAAATAAGGGAGTTTAAAGAGCGAGTTGGCGGACTTTTGCCTTGGTATATAATACGTGCCCGAATTCTTGTAAACGGTATTAATGATCTGTTTCAATTAGTTGTAGATGCTGATGAGAAATCAAAAAAGGCGCGAGCGCGAAGATATAGAGATTCTGATAGTATGCCTTATGAGATTTCCCACGTATTGGTTGAGGTTTTGACGCTATATCGATTTGGGAATCCAACAGATGCAGAAAATTTCTTCACTTTATATTTAAAGGACAATAAGCAAGTTTGGATTCATGATCGTTTGAAATCAGTACGAAGCGCCTTTCGTTCAGATCATCTTTCGGGGATTAGAAGACAGTTGGAAGTATCCACTAATGCTTTAATTGCCTCGTTAAAAAGCGAGGACCCCGAAACAAGAGCCGAGTGGTATACCGACTTGGCACGTGCCGTATTTTCAGTGAGCCGGGAGGATGCGGCCACCTATTTTAATTACGCAATTGAGGCAGTTTCAAAATTTGGTGATGAACTTGTAGAGCGATGGGAAGCAGTAGCCGCCTTGGCAAAACGAAGCGCGGAGGATGGACAATCATCTTCTGAGATGGCTTATCGTTTTATCCGCTGTGCCGAATTGATTGGTGATAATGTTGCAAGAGAAAAGCATTGGAACCGCAGTGGTGCTGTCAGGGCATGTGTCCAATTATCTCCCGTTTCTGCCCTGGCATCCTTAAGTCGTTGGCGCGACCGAGACGTCGGCTGGTTTGGTCGGCAAGTTGTATCTTTAGCTGATGAGCTTGTGAACGCAAATATTATTTCTCCCGCAGCAGGGTGGTCTCTTTCTGTATTTTTTGAAGAGTATGGGTTGGATGATTTTGCGTCTCTTTGTATTGAAAAAGAATCTTCTGCGGCACGTCGCCAATATGTATTAGATTCCGTAGTTCGAGACCTCAGAATTAATGAAACAACTGAACAAAGCTGGCAAACGCTTCATAAGGTCGCTCGACAACACACTATCAATAATGCCGATTTAGATGATGTTCTTACTTTTTACATAGCCAACCCTGAAAAAAAAGATAGGGAGCCAAGTTCTCCTATTGCAAATTCCAAAAATAAGGAAGAATCAAAGCCTGTTGAAAGAGTAAATTTTCTAGATGATTTGGATTTAGCCACGAGTACTGGAATAAGCGAGGCAATCTATCGAAAAAATATGGCTTCAACCAAGTTTCGTAGCCACGAAGCTTTTTGGCAAGAAGTTTTCAAGCGCGTTAATGAGCACGATGCTGTCAAATTTTTAAAAGCACTTGTCGTCGCAGAGCATGCCGACCGATTTGATGTACAAACCGCACTTTCTTCCCTGCCAAAAGATTGGCGTCAAAAAGTTAGCATCAAACGAAATTGGGGGAATATTCTCGAACTTATAGCACAGCGCTTTGCTCTCGAATTTACAAGTCGCTGGAGTTTGGAGTATTTTTTGGAGAAAATCGAAGGCAACGAGGAAGTAATGCCACACCTTCGGCAAGGCATTCTTAAAGGGCTATCTAGTAATATCGATCTCGTAAATGCAAGCACTTTTTTTGGCTTTGCTGAGATCGTCTCCCCCTTTATTACATCCCAACAAGCAAACAACCTTCTTGACTTTGCATTAACCCGGTTTGAATTTCATGTTGATGAAGAATATGCAGATGGTCCTTGGAAAGATTGGCTAAATCCGCCTTCTGATATAACTACAGCGTTTGCTGGTTTCGTTTGGTCCGCACTTGGTTCACCTCGTGCCGAAATTCGCTGGCGAGCGGCCCATTGTGTAAGAAGACTTGCAAGTCTTGGATGTGAAGCTGAAATCAATGCTTTGGTCAAATGGATGGAGCGAGATAGGGTAGATGCCTTTGGAAGCCAAAAATATCCTTTCTACAATTTGCATGCTCGGCAATATCTTCTTATTGCTTTAGCACGCGTATCAATTGATAATCCAGGAATATTAAAACGATATTCTGAAACTTTCTCGCAACTTGCACTGTCAGCCATGCCTCATATCCTCATACAGAAATTTTCAGCTCAAGTTGCATTGAATATCGAAAACGCTTTTCCCAAAACCTATCAAAGGAATGTGGTCAAACAACTTCAACAAGTAGGTGTAAGTCAACTGCCGGTTAGGGAGCTCGACAAATACAAGGAAAAGGTTGAAAGTTACTGGCATATCAGAGCGGATGTCCGTAAAAATTTAAAATTCCATCATGGATATGATTTTGATAGATACTGGTATGAGCCGCTTGGAAACGTTTTTGGAATATCAGCCAAACAAATTGAGGAACTTGCGACTGAAACCATAATTAATGTGTGGCATGTGAATGGAGACGGAAGTTATAACAGCGATCCACGTGTTGGACTGTGGAGTTCAACGCGAAATGAACGGGAAACTTGGCGTGATCATGGGAGTTATCCCCGGACTGACAACTATAGTTTTTATTTGTCCTATCATGCTATGTTGACTACTGCGTCTAAATTACTTCAAAAAATGCCTGTTGTAAAAAGACGCGATTGGTATGAAGATGAGGATCAGTGGCTCGAGTGGCTCCATCGACATTTATTAACACGAAATGACGGACGGTGGTTAGCTGACCGTCGTGACCCAGCACCTCTTTTACGACCAAATTGGATTCGTCAAACAAAGGCTGAAAATTGGCGATCAGAAATAACAACAGATGATTTCCTTGACACAATTCTGTTTGAACGCCAGGGTGAAACATGGCTAAATGTTTCTGGATCTTGGACGGAAGGCTATTCTGAACGTGAGGAAGACCTGTATGTTTCTACTGCACTCGTATCCCCGCCCGCTTCTCAATCGCTTTTAAATGCATTAACTACTTGTTCTGACCCGAATGACTTTAAGTTGCCAAACTATGAGGAAAATGATATGGAGTTTGACCTAGCTCCCTTTACACTCAAGGGCTGGATCTGGCGTGGACATGCGGACAAGAGTCTTGATGAGTATGATCCTTTTGCAGGTGAAATAGCTTTTCCGCCCTATAAAGTTGGTGATGCAATTGTTAAAAAGCTGGGTATGTCGGTCGATACTGAACAACGGGAATGGTTCCTGCCAAACTCAGACAAGGCATCGCTAATCTGTGAGCTTTGGAGTATCAATAAACCTAGGCCAGATGAGGATCCACTTAGGCGAGGGGAGCGACTAAGCGCGTCACTAGACTTTTTGAAAAAGCTTTGTTTGATTCAAAAATGTCAAATCATTTTTAATATACAAATCAGTCGTCGTTTTCACTATGGTTCTTATGCGAGGAATGAAGGTGACAATGGATACAACCCGCCGCACAACAAAATCTATATCCTCTCGGCAGATGGCAAGCTCAGAGATACAGAAACGTATTATCAAATTGGGTGAAAACCTGGTCAAAGCACTTGGGTTAGATTCAAGCGTTGATACTCTTTCGCGCTGGATGGCCCACTATATTGCCGAACAAATGTCAATTGCGAAAAAGGCAAAAGGAAAAGAAAAAATAAGGGCAGAACAACAGTGTTTTGAAACAATACTGAAGCTTTGGCAGCATCGGTCACATTTACCGGCTGGTGTACGTCCTTTTGAAAGCTTCGATCCTATTCTGCGCGCGCTTGAAAGATTTGATCCAGATAATAAACAACCATATTTTTACCGGAGCCAAGGTTCGTCAAAGAAAAATAAATCGGGCAAGAAGAAGTTGGATGATGTCCAAATGTGGCTAGACATTGCCCAAGGAATCGACCAGGCAGCACGGATTTGGCTTGAATATGTCTTTCATCAAGCGGCTTTAAATGCAACAGATAGAAAGACAGTTACATGGTTGGAAAATGCGGTTGTTGATTCGGGAGGGGATGAGGTTTCAATTATTGTTCGTCTTATCGATGCAGGACTAGAAGATATCGAAGATGCTGATGTGCAAGAACAGAAAGCGAGACAAGATAAATTGAAATCAAGAATCGAACAACTTGATTCGTTTAATAATTTTAGCCAGACTCTGCGTGCAATGTTTGTAGATGAACTCAGCGCTATTTCGCAGGTAGATTCATCTGTAGACACTATCGATTCGGAGCCAAACTAATTTATTGTTTATGAGTTACGTAAGTCAATCAACTTGCCAAGCTATTTAAGAGTCTTATTGAGTTTAAGAAATTTAACGACTTAATTTTTGAATGATATCCGTTAAGAGCCAAGAACAAAATTTTTCCTTGTCGCTTGAATATCTTCGCACAATGCCTGTTATGTTCCATCTTCTCAAAATCCTATTTTGATGTACACTCCAGTGAACTACTTTGTCTTTCTGCACCAGTATTGAAGTAGTTCTCATAGATGATTTATCACAAGGGATAAACATGGAAAAATCAAATGAAGTTTATGACGTGCCCCAATGCCCATCCTGCGGCAAAGCCCATAAATACCGCATGATTGTCCTGCGCTCGACTGTCTTGTTCGGCGCGTCGAATGCTGATATGCAAAAAGAGAAACGCGTGCGCAGAATATTTATCTGCCCCAAAACAGGAGTCAAGTTTGAAGGCGTAGTGGTTCTGCTGGACGACCCGAAGAACAAGATTGCATCTGTCAAAGTTGAAGGTCTGGTTGAGGAAAAGAAATGAGCAAAACTGCTGCCAAGAAAGCCATTGAAGTACAAGAAGTCAGCCTGCTTTCCGCACATAGCGAGGCACTCATTGAGATTGGCAAGGGCATCGTAAAAGATTCAGTAACTACGGCGCGTGAATTTTGCAAATCGATGATTTCGACAAGTACTGGCGCAATTCCAATCTACCTGGGTATCTTAACATTCATCCTTCCAAATAAATTCGAGTTAGGGGTCCCGGCTGGAGTGACGGTTGCTGCTCCAGCTGTTGGTTTTCTTATTGCAGCGATAATCTTCACCTTTGGTTACTTACCTCTAGCCGATAAGTTCTCGCTTGATATTATCGAAGAAATCCAGAATGCACTTGAGAAGAACCTTGCGTATCGCAAGCGTTTTATTTGGTACGGTTTGGGTGTCTTTATCGTTAGTACGTTACTGGCTATTTATGTGATTGTCATTAACATAGGTGTAAAATAAACTGGGGTTAACTTTGGATATCAAATCGAGCATCTTTGCCGTATTGAATCAAACTGGCTCGGTTAAAG
Proteins encoded in this window:
- a CDS encoding DUF4263 domain-containing protein, yielding MNNNANVVETKNKDGISYVTINTKTKNGVYRILHKPGQRNSQFDFCEEIKFEGFSKLPTGFYTNDGNGLVGGGFQILKALYERFGKKVELILVAKGVASINARGSKLKVILSHSELKVLNSKVREIKQVKNEEIRSTVQSFLSRKFPKRFSGSAKTRNKYISGSLAGVLDRSDVLTRLSPLDRQYLEKLIPDYLSNIKATLAAPEKLKIIYESLDAGKVVYFKKVIKEFRRRLKKSNQSESDWQAFLSEHILVLKSGYGHVLEKNSVTLQGKYPDFMLIDPYGYLDIYEIKKPATSVLKKDKSRDNYYWDVEIAKAISQVENYLHQVQRNSDGLINDIRRNKKIDINIVRPRGYIIAGMRNQLLNQKMIDDFRMLNEALKNVDIIFYDDLVENLETFVKRIGN
- a CDS encoding ATP-binding protein; protein product: MDKNRLEHLLSLDESNTLDFKREIDLDSKRGKAKFLVEVLELANSPEKPAYLILGIEDKTKKPVGISEEITEERLQKVIADNCRPPLKCVFENVADMGKRIGILIVQGDRRPYFLKKDLGFQDENGKQQIYSDKVIFVKRGSTGDTATIDEITEMILDRQTNGLETNEELYEELNSLSSNLFHINNSIDRLSDRGKRERVIEYLFVGIVSGLVVGFLQALGLDWKIYISGIFVSTFWVSVLASTLKIVRFGWIRSVLISLIISVAFVALSVLLDRSVTQTLTSLGFPTTLVPVWSGIKGMVGGIAAAFLGRGEYEYD